A stretch of DNA from Oncorhynchus masou masou isolate Uvic2021 unplaced genomic scaffold, UVic_Omas_1.1 unplaced_scaffold_1792, whole genome shotgun sequence:
CATGAAAACATATACACATTTATACACACAGTTAAGAGAATAAATTCATGTAATTTAAACTTTATAACACAGTCCTACAATACTGTAGGCATTGGAACAGATGCAATATTAATATCCTCTGTGTTATTTCTTCATTCAGATGAGCTTGCTGTGATTTGCCAACGTGGACTCAAATCTAATCTAAAGAATAAATTTCAATGTGTATTTGAGGGGATCGCTAAACaaggaaacccaacacttctcaataatatctacacagagctctacatcacagagggtggaacaggagaggtcaataatgaacatgagctgagacagattgagacaacaaCCAATAAACAAGCAAGACCAGAGACTGCAATCAAATGTAACGACATCTTCAAGCCCTTAAGTGGACAAGACAAACTTATCAGAACTGTGTTGACAAAGGGAgtcgctggcattggaaaaacagtctctgtgcagaagttcattctggactgggctgaaggaaaagcaaatcaggatgtccaatttgtattttcattcccttttcgggagctgaatttgatgaaagagAAAAAACACACTTTGATTGAACTTCTCAATCACttctcaatggaaaccaaagAATCAAGAATTTCCAACTACGACAAGTAcaaagttctgttcatctttgatggtctggatgagtgccgACTGCCCCTAGACTTCAAGAAGAACAAGATCTGTTGTGACGTCACAAAGTCATCCTCAGTGGATGTTCTGCTGACAAATCTCATCAAGGGAAATCTGctaccctctgctctcctctggataactacaagacctgcagcagccaataagatcccttcagattgtgttgaccaggtgacagaggtacgagggttcaatgacccacagaaggaggagtacttcaggaagagattcagtgatgaggaaCTGGCCAGCAGAATCCtctcacacataaagacatcaaggagcctacacatcatgtgccacattccagtcttctgttggatATCTGCAATAGTCCTTGAACACGTCCTGAAACATAAGAGAGACGAGATGCCcaagactctgactgagatgtacacacaccttgTGGAGTTTCATAACAAACAGAAGAATGAAAAGTATCTTGGGAAAGAAGAGACCGATCCAcaccgtcagccagccaggacctgccagagccgtcagccagccaggacctgccagagccatcagccagccaggacctgccagagccgccagccagtcaggggctgccagagccgccagccagccaggggctgccagagccgccagccaacCAGGGGCTGCCAGagcggccagccagccaggagctgccagagccgtcagccagtcctgagctacccctcagtccggagctgcccctcagtcctgagctgcccctcagtcctgagctgcccctcagtccagtggggccctttagtagggttgccagtcCTAGGTTGGCGGCGGGGTCGCCCGTTCTAGGAGGTCACAtaagcggactaagactatggtggagtggggtccagcACCAGCACATTTGGTATATAGCTTCACGGTcattgttcatttattgttttgttcaattTACTTTGTGTTTTCGTCATCCATTAAAATGATGCATTCACacgacgctgcgctttggtccgcttcttacgacgatcgtgacaaggAGACGGTAGATGAATCTATATGTTGCTTGGGAGAATTAACCAAATGCATCTGCCATTGTCCTTCTACACTACAGGTTTTAAatgaacagtgtgtttgtgaaatcatgatgatctctttgtcaggctgtcaggctgtggagtcacagaggaaggctgtgcttctctggtctcagctctgacatcaaacccctcacacctgagagagctggatctgagtaGCAATGACCTGAatgattcaggagtgaagctgctctctgctggactggggaatccccactgtaaactggagactctgaggtcagtattcctgtagttggtcaacaagtgataactgttcaccagatccacatgCTTTTACCAGGCACACAGTCCACATCATGTGTTTGTACAGTGAAGGGAACATTTCAAATTTGGCACTATGCTCCagcattttagatttgagatcaaatgtttcatattaaGCGACACTACAGAAAATCATCTTTTATTTGAGGTTAACGGTGAGAGGTGAATATGtcttgttgtagcctctgtaactctctcactcattattattattattaatgattCATTCATGCTCTTTCTTAATCATGGCAGTCACAGGCTTGATGTATTCATTGTTGGCAAGGAATGTggaaccaaatactaaactttaaACTACTTTGATACGCAATAAGTGAATTAGTCAGAATACTTATGACTTCTTCAAATAGGGGGACGAGACACATGAAGTGCTTTTATTTTTATAAACGTGAAACAGATTTGtctgaaaataccctcaaataaaaggtgacattatagACTGTCAcatcatatgaaacatttgatctcaaatccaaaattctGGAGTATAGATCCATATTTTAAATGTTAGCTTCACTGTCGAAATatatatggtgtggactgtatactcaatacaatctaaatctgatacctcactgtctgtcttttgactgatactgcttTTTAAAATGTTCTTGTCAGTCTAGTCAAATATTTGTACAATACATTTGTCTCTCTACAAGCAATATTATGATAATTTCTAATAATTAATTTCTAATAATTTCTAATAATTTCTAATAATTAATTTATGAATAGATATGGCAGTTTTCAGGACACTGATATATCTGAATATGTTGAAAAAAATATTATGCCACTATTTTCACCACTAAAGAATAGAAGTGTGGTTTTAaaatgatttgactctttgcaggctgtcaggctgtctagtcacagaggaaggctgtgcttctctggtctcagctctgaggtcaaacccctcacacctgagagagctggatctgagtaacaatgacctgaaggattcaggagtgaagctgctctctgctggactggggaatccccactgtaaactggagactctgaggtcagtgtTCCTGTAGTTGGTCAAGAACTGGTAAatgttcaccagatccacatgtgtttaccaggcacacatagtccacaccatatgtgtttggacagtgaagaTTACAATTTTAAATTTGGCGCCAAGCTCCAGCAATTTAGATTTGAGAGACAAAGTGTCATATTAGGTGATactacagaatgtcaccttttatttaaaacttcttagggtcTACttgcctgactgacgtgcccaaattaaacttcttgttactcaggcccagaagccaggatatgcatataattggtagcattgaatagaaaacactttcACCACCAAAGAATAGCAGTGTGGTTTTGAAATGATTttactctttgcaggctgtcatgGTGTCttgtcacagaggaaggctgtgcttctctggtctcagctctgaagtcaaacccctcacacctgagagagctggatctgagctacaatcacccaggagactcaggagtcagactgctctctgctggactggaggatccacactgcagactggagaaactcaagtatgtagagggtttatgtcaatgttcatatcagaCATGTTTGAGTTATCAGGCTGGTAAAGACAAATATTCTTACCACCACTAAGTTATATGCTGACATGTGAGTGTGTCcagtgtctagtgtgtgtgtgtgtgtgtctagtttgtgTGAGTGTCCAGTGTTTGTTGGTGTCCAGCATGGTTGTctagtgtatgcgtgtgtgtgtccactgtgtctgtgtgtgtgtttgtgtccagtgtgtgtccagtatgTGAGAATGTccagtgtgtcctgtgtgtgtcgactgtgtgtgtgtcgactgtgtgtgtgtcgactgtgtgtgtgtcctgtgtgtgtgtgtcgactgtgtgtgtgtctcgtgtgtgtgtgtgtgtgtgtgtctcgtgtgtgtgtgtgtgtctcgtgtgtttgtgtccaatgtctgtgtgtccagtatgtgtgtgtgacaagtgtgtgtgtgtgtgtccagtatgtgtgtgtgaccagtttgtccagtgtgtatgtgaccagtgtgtgtgtgtccagtatttgtgtgtgaccagtgtgtccagtttatccagtgtgtgtgtccagtatttgtgtgtgaccagtgtgtgtgtgtatccagtatgtgtgtgtgtgtttgtgtgtccagtatgtgtgtgtgtgaccagtgtgtgtgtgtgtgtgtgtacagtaatttgtgagtgaccagtgtgtgtgtgtgtccagtatgtgtgtgtgaccagtgtgtgtgtgtgaccagtgtgtgtgtccaggatgtgtgtgtgtgtccaggatgtgtgtgtgtgtccagtatttgtgtgtgtgtgtgacctgtgtgtgtgtgtgaccagtgtgtgtgtgtgtgtccagtatgtgtgtgtccagtatgtgtgtgtccagt
This window harbors:
- the LOC135532261 gene encoding NLR family CARD domain-containing protein 3-like, which translates into the protein MHHENIYTFIHTVKRINSYELAVICQRGLKSNLKNKFQCVFEGIAKQGNPTLLNNIYTELYITEGGTGEVNNEHELRQIETTTNKQARPETAIKCNDIFKPLSGQDKLIRTVLTKGVAGIGKTVSVQKFILDWAEGKANQDVQFVFSFPFRELNLMKEKKHTLIELLNHFSMETKESRISNYDKYKVLFIFDGLDECRLPLDFKKNKICCDVTKSSSVDVLLTNLIKGNLLPSALLWITTRPAAANKIPSDCVDQVTEVRGFNDPQKEEYFRKRFSDEELASRILSHIKTSRSLHIMCHIPVFCWISAIVLEHVLKHKRDEMPKTLTEMYTHLVEFHNKQKNEKYLGKEETDPHRQPARTCQSRQPARTCQSHQPARTCQSRQPVRGCQSRQPARGCQSRQPTRGCQSGQPARSCQSRQPVLSYPSVRSCPSVLSCPSVLSCPSVQWGPLVGLPVLGWRRGRPF